The region GACCCATTTTTGGCCTTGTGATGCCATGCTGTGACAGGTCTCCAAATATTAAATACGCTGCCATCACAAGGAGTTTATCCACTAGATTCAATGGAAGACGGTGAGCAAGTGTCATCCCCAAACGAATTAATTCCTTTGTCATTACATGAATCTACAACAACAAAACACGTCACACCTCTTTTGAAGTATGCATGATAAATAAATTTTCATAGAATTTCATCTTTCAAGAAATAAATTTTTGTCATGTGGTTCCTCTAGTCTTTCAGTTGTTTGTGTGTGATATAAAATAGTCCATCTCTTCTTCTATGTGAAATACTTCCTATTAGTAAAACACTGAAAATTGCATCTCTTCTATTAATAACTATACTAAGAATTTGCGTTCATGCACCCAATGAAAATATATAGTGCACGTACGTACCGGACTTCGTATAACAATCGATGTGTTGGCACCATGGGTCGCAAGGTCATAAGCAATTTCCATCCCGGAGTTGCCAGATCCAATGACCAATACATTCTTGCCAGAGTAGCTCTTGCCTGACTTGTAGCTTGAGGAGTGGATAACATCACCTGGAAAGTTTTCCAGTCCAGGGAACATTGGAATATTCTCTGCACTATTCTCACCACTTGCCACAACAAGAAACTTCGCCATGAACTTGACTGTGGTGCACTTTGACATGTCCTTTGCCACAATGGACCAACatttttcatcattgtcatatgtgGATGACTCCACGCTGGTGAGATACTTTGGTTGAATGTTGAAACGCTCAACATAGTGATCCAAGTACTTCACAAACAAGGTTTTTGGTATGTATGTTGGTGCATCTACAGGGTATGACATGTGTGGCAACTCACAGAACTCCTTTGCGAGATGCAGCTTTACACGATCATACGCGCGGTTGCGCCAGAGTGACGCGCTACAGCTCTCGCGCTCGACGATGGCATGAGGAATTGAGAATTGGCTAAGGCATGCTGCCATTGCGAGGCCTGCTGGCCCAGCACCAACAATCAACACTGTAACACCCTCCATTTCAAAGAGAAGACTTGACAAAGTTGTGGGATAAGTTCGGTGGTAGTCCAGTGTTTGTGTGTTTGCTCGATGAACTTTGGAGGACATGCTCGTGTATGCGGGCATATATATACTGGCATCCTTCATGGGCCAATCTGTTTTATGGATTGAGGGATGAAAAAGGTAAATATTTATTGAGGCCTAATCCTAGTGTGTAGGAGTATTTCCATCTAAAAATGGAGCCGTTGTTGGTTGTGAAAGCGTGTACTGATACAAAATAGGTAGGAAACACACCGTTGAtcgattgttggtattggaaacttATCGACCATCTTTTTTATGTGTAGATTAAAGATTTTTCATGTTTGTTTCCTTTCGCATCGTCACCAATGACAATTACTACTCTAATAATATTCAAGTGTTTCTTCCTCTTTGTATATGATATAGGATATGATAAGGATAAGTCTGATTTCCAAACACACATTTATAGGCAAAGTCCTATTTCATTTTCTCTAGTTAATATAATGTGGATGACAAAAGGAAACAATCATCTCAGAAGGATTTGTTACCAACCATGTTAACCGGTTTTGTCGGCTAGTTTTGCCTCCGGTTCAGTTGTAAGACAGTCAGTTTTGGTTTTGCCTCCGGTTGAGTTGACGACCATTGCCATACCTTTGGTGTCAACACAACGAGCCGTTCGATGTTGTGAACAAAAAAAGTGGAACTTtagttcaaatatttgaaaccagttttttaaatataaatttgttTCTATACTGAACACTCGTTTAATGTGAGGCCATATTTCAACTTTGGTATATTCATATTGTCCTATGCCTGAACATAATTGAACGCTCATTGTATTTTAACTCTACACACCAGAGTGTGGATATATTTTTTAAAAAAGATAATAAACAAATTTACTGAAAATCAAAATTGTCAATCCTGTCTAGATGCGGTTTTGCAAACATGTCTGGTTCCAAACTGACTGACACAGATTAATCACAATTGTACGCAACTTCCGTGCAAAACTGAACTAGAGAAGTGGATCACGTACAGTTCATCGGATTTTGATTTGCCTAACAGAATAATCCACTACCTTCTGTGGCTTACATTTAGCATGGCGCAAACCGCAGACTGAACCTATCAAACATATGATTACATTCGATTTACAACCGTCGAGTCCAAATGATTTCAACATCTGCCAGACTACCACTCTGCCTCCTGCAGTTGGATCTTCTAAAGACTTGTCTGTTGGCTAGGTATATTCAGGCCTTCCTCACATGAAGGAGCCTGTGGTACAGACAAGTAGCACCTTCTCTTCTTTCCAGATGGTCACTTCCCTTGGATCATTTTTGCTTGCGGAGGAACTCCCGCATTTCTCTGTGGAACTCCCCACTCACTATCAACCGCATCTTCTTCGCGTCCTCCCACAACAAGAACCAGTTATCCCTTGCGTGGTCACAACATTGGTCAAACATGTCCTACGCAAATAAGCGGCACCCAGATGTAAGTATAGTGGTAATCAGACTACTAGAGTATAGGTTTTCAAATGTGTCCAAGCACCGTCCATCCGCAAGGAGCTGGAAGGGTTTGATGGGTGAAGGGTTTATTAATCCAACAGTCCCAACTCAATGGTTGTGGGTCGGTTGGTTTCTAACTTGAGGGTCATTCGACCATttttggttttgggccttgtgacGCCATATACCTCGATCGATCTCCAAATATGACATTCGCCGCCGTCACAAAGAGGTCACCCACTAGATTTAGTGAAAGAAAGTGAGCAAGTGTCATCCCAACTAAATTAATTCTCTTGTCATCACATGAATATGCAACCAAAAGACATGTCATGCCTCTTTTGAAGCATTCCTGGTAGAACAAAATTTCATAGAATTTCTTCTTTCAATTGTTATTTTTTTGCCATGTAGTTCCTCTAGTCTTTTTGTTGTTTGTGCGTGATATAAAACAGTCCATCTCTTATATATGTGAAATACTTTCTATTAGTAACAATACTGAAAAAATGCATCTATTCTAGTGGTGACTATACTAAAAAAATGGTGTTCATGTACCTAATGAAAATATATAGTGCATGTAGTACATATCAGGCTCCGTATAATAATCGAAGTATTGGCACCATGGTCGCAAGGTCATAAGCAATTTATATCCAAGACTAGACGGATGGATACCTTGGATCTCAGCCGATGGAAAACTTACTGCATACTGCAAACCCTGGGCGCCTCGGGCACAACAAACTGTGTCCACAACATATAAGGATACAAGTATCATGTAACCACAAATACACGTTCTAAATAGTAGTTTTCCGTCATATGGTGTTCTAACTTTTAGTTTTAAGTTTCTAAATCAGTTCACAGATATTTTTAATGATTTATTAGTACGTCAGCTAGCCCATGTACTAGCACAAGTTGATAATTTGTGCCATTCGAAGACTGAATAGTACGTGGAGGATCTCCTCctgctactcctgctgctgcttgAGGGCCTTGCGGAGGATCTTGGCGCAGATGGAGGAGGGCAtgaactcctcctcctcggcctggtGGCGTTTGGCGGCGCCGGAGCGACGGCGCTTCCCGGTGTCAACCACCGCGTCGGCGTTGGCACCGAGCGGCTGCCCTTGGGCTGCTTCTGGAGGACTTGTGCTTCTCGCCGGTCATGGCCGCTGGCTCGGGCCTCGGTGGTGGTCTGCCGGGTaggaggcggggcggcgggggACGGAGGTGGGGAGGGAGACAGCAGCACTGTGTAGTAAAACCCTAGAGGAGGAAGGAGGATGGCGGATTGGCGGGTTTTGTTTCTGTGGACTTGTGGAGGCCTCGCTCGTCATTGCTGGGcctgcttgcttcttctcctcgctTAAGGGGCCGGCCTATCATGTCATACTCAGGAGACTGGCCGAACAATGCCTCAGATTTTTTTTTGAATGATTTGAAGATTGCTCGAACAATGCATCAGTTAAATGTGCTATTTTTTAAAAGGGAAAACAGAATACAGAGGTACACTCCGCCAATCCACGAGCGTGTTAAGATCATATTTCAGTTACTGGTTATAGTTGCTTTTAGCTAATTCAAGTTTGGCATCAGCAATCTTTGCCGTCCGAGTATATTTTGTCTTGGAAGTCAGTAAATTCCAATGAGTCATCGGTTGATACAAGTGATAGACAAAACTGGGAGAAGCTCATCCACTATATATGCTTTATTCTGTCAGTTCACATTGTAAAAAAGGGTACTTAGGATTTCTTATTGTCTTGATTCAAATGATGTTCTATATATCCCATTGAGACTTCTATAAATCCAATGTCGGTATttctccaaaaagaaaacaaatgattGCTTGTTATGCCTTCAAACATAATGAACATTCAGTATATATGCAAGTAGCCACCTTCTTCGTCATGTAAGTGCCTTATTTTTCAAATATATAATTGCGCATTTAAGTCAGATCTATATTATCTAGGTAGATGACTAGGATCTCTCTAGAAGTGCCAACTAGAAAACAAACCGACATTATGAGAGAAAAGGTCTACTTATTAGTTTCAACTATAAAAAATATGACTAATAAGGCAGATTCCTTCAAATATTCCAAATACTCTCttgatgattttttttattaatccAACAGTCCCAACATCAATCACTATGGATCGGTAGGTTTCTAACTTGAGGGTCATTGTGATCCATTTTTGGTTTTGGTCCTTGTGATGCCATGCCTCGATAGGTCTCCAAATATGAAATTCGCTGCAGTCACAAAGAGGTTATTCACTAGATTTAGTGAAAGATGGTGAGCAAGTGTCATCCCAACTGAATAAATTCTGTAGTCATTACATGAATCTGCAACCAAAAGACATGTCACACCTCTTCTGAAGCATGCATGATAAAACAAAATTTCATAGAATTTCTTCTTTCAAAAGTTAACTGTTTGTCATGTAGTTCCTCTAGTCGTTTGTTTCTTTGTGCGTCATATCAAACAGTCCATCTCTTATATATGTGAAAACTTTctattagtaataatactaaaaaaATGGATCTCTTCCAGTGGTAACTATACTAAAAAATTGCGTTCATGTACCCAGTGAAAATATTTAGTGCAAGTAGTACATATGAGCCTTCGTATAACAATCGAAGTATTGGCACCATGGTCGCAAGGTAATAAGCAATTTATATCTAAGGCTATGCGGATGGATACCTGGATCTCAGCCGATGGAAAACTTACTGCATACTGCAAACTCTGCGCTTCGGGCACAAAAAACTGTGTCCACAACAGTTAAGGATACGTGTATCACGTAACCACAAATACACGTTCTAAATAGTAGTTTTCCGTCATATGGTGTTCTAAGTTTTAGTTTTaagtttcaaaatatgttcacaaatttttTTAATGATTTATAGTATGTCAGCTACCCCCATGCAGATGCACGGGATGATAACTAGTGCCATACTAAGACTAAATAGCACCACAGTACCGGCCATGGATGGATGTAGTGAACTATGCATTTATTTTAGGCTGATGTGATTACTACCTCCTACAGTTGTATGTTGATGGGGTAAACACGCCACAAGAGATTTTGGTATAGATAATAGAGTATTGAGCGCATGCCTTTTACACATGTAATTTCAAGTAAATAAAATATAATACACAGTTGTAGGTTCAACCAAAATTAGAAATCTCTTCGCGTAATAATAGTACAAAGCCCTTGATTATAGTATAATAGTACATCTCTCTTCGGGGCACATATGAATCTTAAAATAAACATAAATTTACTTGTCTAAAAGCTAGATAGAAAAGTGACACAATGGATATATTTCTCAAAGAATCAACCTTCTAGCatgcttgccatggaaaactacaTGTAAAAGATGATTTAACTTGACATAGAGTCCATCACAGATTTGATGTCATTAGCGATATTCTTGGCGTCTGTTGCAATACCAGCTAATCCTCTCCTCGCCAACCCAGCACAGTAGAGCCCATTTTCACCTTTCCAATGATTCGGATATTTTTGGATGGGCAGTCCGTTGCCATTTAACATGCTCTCACCATCCTGGATTAAAAACACATAGACCTTGTTAGCAGATTTAATAATGGTTACACCAAGAAAACAAACTCAGACATGTTCAAACACAAGCTATATTACCTTGAGCCACATATTTGCCGTGCTTTTGTATCCAGTTGCAAACACAATTGCATCAAATGACATTCTTTTACTGCATTGAAATTTTACTATGTTGCCCTTGATCTTACTAATGCTCCCTTGAACCTTTAGGAGATAAAAATACATTGATAACTTGGCATATCAAATCAACATATGTTATAAATTTATGTCATGTCAATGACATACTTACTTTGATGATGCCTTTTTTGATCAATCCAACAGTCCCAACATCAATTACTGCAGATCGGCCTGTTTCTGATTTGAGGGTCATTGGACCCATTTTTGGCCTTGTGATGCCATGCTGTGACAGGTCTCCAAATATTAAATACGCTGCCATCACAAGGAGTTTATCCACTAGATTCAATGGAAGACGGTGAGCAAGTGTCATCCCCAAACGAATTAATTCCTTTGTCATTACATGAATCTACAACAACAAAACACGTCACACCTCTTTTGAAGTATGCATGATAAATAAATTTTCATAGAATTTCATCTTTCAAGAAATAAATTTTTGTCATGTGGTTCCTCTAGTCTTTCAGTTGTTTGTGTGTGATATAAAATAGTCCATCTCTTCTTCTATGTGAAATACTTCCTATTAGTAAAACACTGAAAATTGCATCTCTTCTATTAATAACTATACTAAGAATTTGCGTTCATGCACCCAGTGAAAATATATAGTGCACGTACGTACCGGGCTTCGTATAACAATCGATGTGTTGGCACCATGGGTCGCAAGGTCATAAGCAATTTCCATCCCGGAGTTGCCAGATCCAATGACCAATACATTCTTGCCAGAGTAGCTCTTGCCTGACTTGTAGCTTGAGGAGTGGATAACATCACCTGGAAAGTTTTCCAGTCCAGGGAACATTGGAATATTCTCTGCACTATTCTCACCACTTGCCACAACAAGAAACTTCGCCATGAACTTGACTGTGGTGCACTTTGACATGTCCTTTGCCACAATGGACCAACatttttcatcattgtcatatgtgGATGACTCCACGCTGGTGAGATACTTTGGTTGAATGTTGAAACGCTCAACATAGTGATCCAAGTACTTCACAAACAAGGTTTTTGGTATGTATGTTGGTGCATCTACAGGGTATGACATGTGTGGCAACTCACAGAACTCCTTTGCGAGATGCAACTTTACACGATCATACGCGCGGTTGCGCCAGAGTGACGCGCTACAGCTCTCGCGCTCGACGATGGCATAAGGAATTGAGAATTGGCTAAGGCATGCTGCCGTTGCGAGGCCTGCTGGCCCAGCACCAACAATCAACACTGTAACACCCTCCATTTCAAAGAGAAGACTTGACAAAGTTGTTGGATAAGTTCGGTGGTAGTCCAGTGTTTGTGTGTTTGCTCGATGAACTTTGGAGGACATGCTCGTGTATGGGGGTCATATATATACTGGCATCCTTCACGGGCCAATCAGTTTTATGGATTGAGGGATGAAAAAGGTAAATATTTATTGAGGCCTAATCCTAGTGTGTAGGAGTATTTCCATCTAAAAATGGAGCCGTTGTTGGTTGTGAAAGCGTGTACTGATACAAAATAGGTAGGAAACACACCGTTGAtcgattgttggtattggaaacttATCGACCATCTTTTTTATGTGTAGATTAAAGATTTTTCATGTTTGTTTCCTTTCGCATCGTCACCAATGACAATTACTACTCTAATAATATTCAAGTGTTTCTTCCTCTTTGTATATGATATAGGATATGATAAGGATAAGTCTGATTTCCAAACACACATTTATAGGCAAAGTCCTATTTCATTTTCTCTAGTTAATAATGTGGATGACAAAAGGAAACAATCATCTCAGAAGGATTTGTTACCAACCATGTTAACCGGTTTTGTCGGCTAGTTTTGCCTCCGGTTCAGTTGTAAGACAGTCAGTTTTGGTTTTGCCTCCGGTTGAGTTGACGACCATTGCCATACCTTTGGTGTCAACACAACGAGCCGTTCGATGTTGTGAACAAAAAAAGTGGAACTTtagttcaaatatttgaaaccagttttttaaatataaatttgttTCTATACTGAACACTCGTTTAATGTGAGGCCATATTTCGACTTTGGTATATTCATATTGTCCTATGCCTGAACATAATTGAACGCTCATTGTATTTTTAACTCTACACACCAGAGTGTGGATATATTTTGTTAAAAAGATAATAAACAAATTTACTGAAAATCAAAATTGTCAATCCTGTCTGGATGCGGTTTTGCAAACATGTCTGGTTCCAAACTGACTGACACAGATTAATCACAATTNNNNNNNNNNNNNNNNNNNNNNNNNNNNNNNNNNNNNNNNNNNNNNNNNNNNNNNNNNNNNNNNNNNNNNNNNNNNNNNNNNNNNNNNNNNNNNNNNNNNNNNNNNNNNNNNNNNNNNNNNNNNNNNNNNNNNNNNNNNNNNNNNNNNNNNNNNNNNNNNNNNNNNNNNNNNNNNNNNNNNNNNNNNNNNNNNNNNNNNNNNNNNNNNNNNNNNNNNNNNNNNNNNNNNNNNNNNNNNNNNNNNNNNNNNNNNNNNNNNNNNNNNNNNNNNNNNNNNNNNNNNNNNNNNNNNNNNNNNNNNNNNNNNNNNNNNNNNNNNNNNNNNNNNNNNNNNNNNNNNNNNNNNNNNNNNNNNNNNNNNNNNNNNNNNNNNNNNNNNNNNNNNNNNNNNNNNNNNNNNNNNNNNNNNNNNNNNNNNNNNNNNNNNNNNNNNNNNNNNNNNNNNNNNNNNNNNNNNNNNNNNNNNNNNNNNNNNNNNNNNNNNNNNNNNNNNNNNNNNNNNNNNNNNNNNNNNNNNNNNNNNNNNNNNNNNNNNNNNNNNNNNNNNNNNNNNNNNNNNNNNNNNNNNNNNNNNNNNNNNNNNNNNNNNNNNNNNNNNNNNNNNNNNNNNNNNNNNNNNNNNNNNNNNNNNNNNNNNNNNNNNNNNNNNNNNNNNNNNNNNNNNNNNNNNNNNNNNNNNNNNNNNNNNNNNNNNNNNNNNNNNNNNNNNNNNNNNNNNNNNNNNNNNNNNNNNNNNNNNNNNNNNNNNNNNNNNNNNNNNNNNNNNNNNNNNNNATATATCCCATTGAGACTTCTATAAATCCAATGTCGGTGTttctccaaaaagaaaacaaatgattGCTTGTTATGCCTTCAAATATAATGAACATTCAGTATATATGCAAGTAGCCACCTTCTTCGTCATGTAAGTGCCTTATTTTTGAAATATATAATTGCGCATTTAAGTCAGATCTATATTATCTAGGTAGATGACTAGGATCTCTCTAGAAGCGCCAACTAGAAAACAAACCGACATTATGAGAGAAAAGGTCTACTTATTAGTTTCAACTATAAAAAATATGACTAATAAGGCAGATTCCTTCAAATATTCCAAATACTCTCTTGATGATTTTTTTATTAATCCAACAGTCCCAACATCAATCACTATGGATCGGTAGGTTTCTAACTTGAGGGTCATTGTGATCCATTTTTGGTTTTGGTCCTTGTGATGCCATGCCTCGATAGGTCTCCAAATATGAAATTCGCTGCAGTCACAAAGAGGTTATTCACTAGATTTAGTGAAAGATGGTGAGCAAGTGTCATCCCAACTGAATAAATTCTCTAGTCATTACATGAATCTGCAACCAAAAGACATGTCACACCTCTTCTGAAGCATGCATGATAAAACAAAATTTCATAGAATTTCTTCTTTCAAAAGTTAACTTTTTGTCATGTAGTTCCTCTAGTCGTTTGTTTCTTTGTGCGTCATATCAAACAGTCCATCTCTTATATATGTGAAAACTTTctattagtaataatactaaaaaaATGGATCTCTTCCAGTGGTAACTATACTAAAAAATTGCGTTCATGTACCCAGTGAAAATATTTAGTGCAAGTAGTACATATGAGCCTTCGTATAACAATCGAAGTATTGGCACCATGGTCGCAAGGTAATAAGCAATTTATATCTAAGGCTATGCGGATGGATACCTTGGATCTCAGCCGATGGAAAACTTACTGCATACTGCAAACTCTGCGCTTCGGGCACAAAAAACTGTGTCCACAACAGTTAAGGATACGTGTATCACGTAACCACAAATACACGTTCTAAATAGTAGTTTTCCGTCATATGGTGTTCTAAGTTTTAGTTTTaagtttcaaaatatgttcacaaatttttTTAATGATTTATAGTATGTCAGCTACCCCCATGCAGATGCACGGGATGATAACTAGTGCCATACTAAGACTAAATAGCACCACAGTACCGGCCATGGATGGATGTAGTGAACTATGCATTTATTTTAGGCTGATGTGATTACTACCTCCTACAGTTGTATGTTGATGGGGTAAACACGCCACAAGAGATTTTGGTATAGATAATAGAGTATTGAGCGCATGCCTTTTACACATGTAATTTCAAGTAAATAAAATATAATACACAGTTGTAGGTTCAACCAAAATTAGAAATCTCTTCGCGTAATAATAGTACAAAGCCCTTGATTATAGTATAATAGTACATCTCTCTTCGGGGCACATATGAATCTTAAAATAAACATAAATTTACTTGTCTAAAAGCTAGATAGAAAAGTGACACAATGGATATATTTCTCAAAGAATCAACCTTCTAGCatgcttgccatggaaaactacaTGTAAAAGATGATTTAACTTGACATAGAGTCCATCACAGATTTGATGTCATTAGCGATATTCTTGGCGTCTGTTGCAATACCAGCTAATCCTCTCCTCGCCAACCCAGCACAGTAGAGCCCATTTTCACCTTTCCAATGATTCGGATATTTTTGGATGGGCAGTCCGTTGCCATTTAACATGCTCTCACCATCCTGGATTAAAAACACATAGACCTTGTTAGCAGATTTAATAATGGTTACACCAAGAAAACAAACTCAGACATGTTCAAACACAAGCTATATTACCTTGAGCCACATATTTGCCGTGCTTTTGTATCCAGTTGCAAACACAATTGCATCAAATGACATTCTTTTACTGCATTGAAATTTTACTATGTTGCCCTTGATCTTACTAATGCTCCCTTGAACCTTTAGGAGATAAAAATACATTGATAACTTGGCATATCAAATCAACATATGTTATAAATTTATGTCATGTCAATGACATACTTACTTTGATGATGCCTTTTTTGATCAATCCAACAGTCCCAACATCAATTACTGCAGATCGGCCTGTTTCTGATTTGAGGGTCATTGGACCCATTTTTGGCCTTGTGATGCCATGCTGTGACAGGTCTCCAAATATTAAATACGCTGCCATCACAAGGAGTTTATCCACTAGATTCAATGGAAGACGGTGAGCAAGTGTCATCCCCAANNNNNNNNNNTCCAGGGAACATTGGAATATTCTCTGCACTATTCTCACCACTTGCCACAACAAGAAACTTCGCCATGAACTTGACTGTGGTGCACTTTGACATGTCCTTTGCCACAATGGACCAACatttttcatcattgtcatatgtgGATGACTCCACGCTGGTGAGATACTTTGGTTGAATGTTGAAACGCTCAACATAGTGATCCAAGTACTTCACAAACAAGGTTTTTGGTATGTATGTTGGTGCATCTACAGGGTATGACATGTGTGGCAACTCACAGAACTCCTTTGCGAGATGCAGCTTTACACGATCATACGCGCGGTTGCGCCAGAGTGACGCGCTACAGCTCTCGCGCTCGACGATGGCATAAGGAATTGAGAATTGGCTAAGGCATGCTGCCGTTGCGAGGCCTGCTGGCCCAGCACCAACAATCAACACTGTAACACCCTCCATTTCAAAGAGAAGACTTGACAAAGTTGTTGGATAAGTTCGGTGGTAGTCCAGTGTTTGTGTGTTTGCTCGATGAACTTTGGAGGACATGCTCGTGTATTGGGGCATATATATACTGGCATCCTTCATGGGCCAATCAGTTTCATGGATTGAGGGATGAAAAGGGTAAATATTTATTGAGGCCTAATCCTAGTGTGTAGGAGTATTTCCATCTAAAAATGGAGCCGTTGTTGGTTGTGAAAGCGTGTACTGATACAAAATAGGTAGGAAACACACCGTTGATCGATTGTTAGTATTGGAAACTTATCGACCATCTTTTTTATGTGTAGATTAAAGATTTTTCATGTTTGTTTCGTTTCGCATCGTCACCAATGACAATTACTACTCTAATAATATTCAAGTGTTTCTTCCTCTTTGTATATGATATAGGATATGATAAGGATAAGTCTGATTTCCAAACACACATTTATAGGCAAAGTCCTATTTCATTTTCTCTAGTTAATAATGTGGATGACAAAAGGAAACAATCATCTCAGAAGGATTTGTTACCAACCATGTTAACCGGTTTTGTCGGCTAGTTTTGCCTCCGGTTCAGTTGTAAGACAGTCAGTTTTGGTTTTGCCTCCGGTTGAGTTGACGACCATTGCCATACCTTTGGTGTCAACACAACGAGCCGTTCGATGTTGTGAACAAAAAAAGTGGAACTTtagttcaaatatttgaaaccagttttttaaatataaatttgttTCTATACTGAACACTCGTTTAATGTGAGGCCATATTTCGACTTTGGTATATTCATATTGTCCTATGCCTGAACATAATTGAACGCTCATTGTATTTTTAACTCTACACACCAGAGTGTGGATATATTTTGTTAAAAAGATAATAAACAAATTTACTGAAAATCAAAATTGTCAATCCTGTCTGGATGCGGTTTTGCAAACATGTCTGGTTCCAAACTGACTGACACAGATTAATCACAATTNNNNNNNNNNTGTGGCTTACATTTAGCATGGCGCAAACCGCAGACTGAACCTATCAAACATATGATTACATTCGATTTACAACCGTCGAGTCCAAATGATTTCAACATCTGCCAGACTACCACTCTGCCTCCTGCAGTTGGATCTTCTAAAGACTTGTCTGCTGGGTAGGTATATTCAGGCCTTCCTCACATGAAGGAGCATGTGGTACAGACAAGTAGCACCTTCTCTTCTTTCCAGATGGTCACTTCCCTTGGATCATTTTTGCTTGCGGAGGAACTCCCGCATTTCTCTGTGGAACTCCCCACTCACTATCAACCGCATCTTCGTCGCGTCCTCCCACAACAAGAACCAGTTATCCCTTGCGTGGTCACAACATTGGTCAAACATGTCCTACGCAAATAAGCGGCACCCAGATGTAAGTATAGTGGTAATCAGACTACTAGAGTATAGGTTTTCAAATGTGTCCAAGCACCGTCCATCCGCAAGGAGCTGGAAGGGTTTGATGGGTG is a window of Triticum dicoccoides isolate Atlit2015 ecotype Zavitan chromosome 2B, WEW_v2.0, whole genome shotgun sequence DNA encoding:
- the LOC119366427 gene encoding probable indole-3-pyruvate monooxygenase YUCCA10, translating into MEGVTVLIVGAGPAGLAMAACLSQFSIPHAIVERESCSASLWRNRAYDRVKLHLAKEFCELPHMSYPVDAPTYIPKTLFVKYLDHYVERFNIQPKYLTSVESSTYDNDEKCWSIVAKDMSKCTTVKFMAKFLVVASGENSAENIPMFPGLENFPGDVIHSSSYKSGKSYSGKNVLVIGSGNSGMEIAYDLATHGANTSIVIRSPIHVMTKELIRLGMTLAHRLPLNLVDKLLVMAAYLIFGDLSQHGITRPKMGPMTLKSETGRSAVIDVGTVGLIKKGIIKVQGSISKIKGNIVKFQCSKRMSFDAIVFGTGYKSTANMWLKDGESMLNGNGLPIQKYPNHWKGENGLYCAGLARRGLAGIATDAKNIANDIKSVMDSMSS
- the LOC119368872 gene encoding probable indole-3-pyruvate monooxygenase YUCCA10, coding for MSSKVHRANTQTLDYHRTYPTTLSSLLFEMEGVTVLIVGAGPAGLATAACLSQFSIPYAIVERESCSASLWRNRAYDRVKLHLAKEFCELPHMSYPVDAPTYIPKTLFVKYLDHYVERFNIQPKYLTSVESSTYDNDEKCWSIVAKDMSKCTTVKFMAKFLVVASGENSAENIPMFPGLENFPGDVIHSSSYKSGKSYSGKNVLVIGSGNSGMEIAYDLATHGANTSIVIRSPIHVMTKELIRLGMTLAHRLPLNLVDKLLVMAAYLIFGDLSQHGITRPKMGPMTLKSETGRSAVIDVGTVGLIKKGIIKVQGSISKIKGNIVKFQCSKRMSFDAIVFATGYKSTANMWLKDGESMLNGNGLPIQKYPNHWKGENGLYCAGLARRGLAGIATDAKNIANDIKSVMDSMSS